In one window of Sporichthyaceae bacterium DNA:
- a CDS encoding NAD(P)/FAD-dependent oxidoreductase: MTDFDVLIVGAGISGIGAAHHLTTRRPGTSFAVLEGREEIGGTWSLFRYPGIRSDSDMPTFGFGFKPWTDRSAISPGGKILDYLRETVAESGIEAHIRFGHRVLGAEFSSAEGTWTVTVQRAGSDGPERLTARFLLLGTGYYDYAAGFTPEFPGIADFRGQVVHPQHWPVDLDYSGKRVVVIGSGATAVTLIPSMADSAEHVTMLQRSPGYLISLPAQDPVATVLNRVLGYDRAHRIIRRKNVAVGRGLFKACRRFPGLLRRLLIADVRRRLPKGFDVATHFTPRYNPWQERLCVVPNGDLFKALSAGRASVVTDRIARFTDSGIELESGRHLDADLVVTATGLTLQPFGGIELHVDGRRVNLPDTTVYKATMLSGVPNFAFVFGYTNLSWTLKADLASEHFCRLLDHMDRHGYHVVEPVLDDPTMDRLPFLDLQAGYVQRGVAQFPRSGSRGPWTIDMAYETDVRRLREDPIEDDALRFRPADSYALV; encoded by the coding sequence ATGACCGACTTCGACGTGCTGATCGTGGGTGCAGGCATCTCCGGCATCGGCGCCGCGCATCATCTGACGACCCGACGGCCGGGCACCTCCTTCGCGGTCCTGGAGGGTCGCGAGGAGATCGGCGGGACGTGGAGCCTGTTCCGCTATCCCGGCATCCGCTCGGACTCGGACATGCCCACGTTCGGGTTCGGTTTCAAGCCGTGGACCGACCGCTCCGCGATTTCGCCGGGCGGCAAGATCCTCGATTACCTGCGCGAGACCGTCGCGGAGAGCGGCATTGAGGCGCACATCCGGTTCGGCCACCGGGTGCTCGGCGCGGAGTTCTCCTCCGCCGAGGGCACCTGGACCGTCACCGTGCAGCGCGCGGGCAGCGACGGGCCGGAGCGACTCACCGCACGGTTCCTGTTGCTGGGCACCGGTTACTACGACTACGCCGCGGGCTTCACCCCGGAGTTCCCCGGCATCGCCGACTTCCGTGGCCAGGTGGTGCACCCGCAACACTGGCCGGTGGACCTCGACTACTCGGGTAAGCGCGTGGTGGTCATCGGCAGTGGCGCGACGGCGGTCACCCTGATCCCGTCGATGGCCGACAGCGCGGAGCACGTGACGATGCTGCAGCGCTCCCCCGGCTATCTGATCTCCCTGCCGGCGCAGGACCCCGTCGCCACCGTGCTCAACCGCGTGCTCGGGTACGACCGCGCGCACCGGATCATCCGGCGCAAGAACGTCGCCGTCGGCCGCGGGCTGTTCAAGGCCTGCCGTCGCTTCCCCGGGCTCTTGCGGCGCCTGCTCATCGCCGACGTGCGTCGGCGGCTGCCGAAGGGCTTCGACGTCGCGACCCACTTCACCCCGCGGTACAACCCGTGGCAGGAACGACTCTGCGTGGTGCCGAACGGAGATTTGTTCAAGGCGCTGTCGGCCGGCCGTGCGTCGGTGGTCACCGATCGGATCGCCCGGTTCACCGACAGCGGGATTGAGTTGGAATCCGGTCGGCACCTCGACGCCGACCTGGTGGTCACCGCGACCGGCTTGACGTTGCAGCCGTTCGGCGGCATCGAGCTGCACGTCGACGGCCGGCGGGTGAATCTGCCGGACACCACGGTGTACAAGGCCACGATGCTCTCCGGCGTGCCCAACTTCGCCTTCGTCTTCGGCTACACCAATCTGTCCTGGACGCTGAAGGCCGACCTGGCGAGCGAACACTTCTGCCGGCTGCTCGACCACATGGACCGGCACGGTTACCACGTTGTCGAGCCGGTACTCGACGACCCGACCATGGACCGGCTGCCGTTCCTGGACCTCCAGGCGGGTTACGTGCAGCGCGGCGTCGCCCAGTTCCCGCGTAGCGGCAGCCGTGGTCCGTGGACGATCGACATGGCCTACGAGACCGACGTGCGGCGGTTGCGCGAGGATCCGATCGAGGACGACGCCCTGCGGTTCCGGCCCGCGGATTCCTACGCCTTGGTGTAG
- a CDS encoding alpha/beta hydrolase, with product MATETLAVPIFVHGLWHGAWAWDETRAALAARGVPSHAVELPLTSLKDDVAALDAVLDTIPGDVVLIGHSYGGVVITAVQPRRGLRHLVYLTAYQVDEGESMANVFPDLELGPPALGPAIQRDKERGISMLDPVIARDVLYNGVPDELADAAIARLRPSALALFRETPGVTSWRTVPSTYVVCAEDRALVAKLQRAMADRATTTVEWPVGHSPAAACPEQIADLVELRAAAAP from the coding sequence GTGGCAACCGAGACGCTCGCTGTTCCGATCTTCGTGCACGGCTTGTGGCACGGGGCCTGGGCCTGGGACGAGACCCGAGCAGCGCTCGCGGCGCGCGGCGTGCCCAGCCACGCCGTTGAGTTGCCGCTGACGTCGCTGAAGGACGACGTGGCCGCGCTGGATGCGGTGCTCGACACCATCCCCGGCGACGTCGTGCTGATCGGGCACTCCTACGGCGGGGTGGTGATCACCGCAGTGCAGCCGCGGCGCGGACTGCGGCACCTCGTCTATCTGACGGCATATCAGGTGGATGAGGGCGAATCGATGGCGAACGTGTTTCCGGACCTGGAGCTGGGACCGCCGGCACTGGGACCCGCCATCCAGCGGGACAAGGAGCGCGGGATTTCCATGCTGGACCCGGTGATCGCGCGGGACGTGCTCTACAACGGCGTTCCGGACGAGCTCGCCGACGCCGCCATCGCCCGGCTGCGCCCCTCGGCGCTCGCCCTGTTCCGGGAGACTCCCGGCGTCACCAGCTGGCGGACGGTCCCGTCCACCTACGTGGTGTGTGCCGAGGACCGGGCGCTGGTGGCGAAACTGCAGCGGGCCATGGCCGACCGGGCCACCACGACCGTGGAGTGGCCGGTCGGCCACAGCCCGGCCGCGGCGTGCCCGGAACAGATCGCGGATCTGGTCGAGCTGCGGGCCGCAGCAGCGCCCTGA
- a CDS encoding TetR/AcrR family transcriptional regulator, whose product MPTTARRPKHDPKVSEQEILAAAEQLLRERPFRDITVEDVMSRTGLKRPAFYVHFRDRHELALRVVEQIGAELFEMTDRWLQGDDPQTDSRAALHGLASVYLRLGPVMRALADAAGADARVEHAYRHLVQQFIDATAAHIRTEQGRGRIGTLANVAETARALILMNERYLLESFACTPQADPTVVVDVLHHIWISTLYGANAAR is encoded by the coding sequence ATGCCCACCACCGCCCGCCGCCCGAAGCACGACCCGAAGGTGTCCGAGCAGGAGATCCTCGCGGCGGCCGAACAACTGCTGCGGGAGCGTCCGTTCCGCGACATCACCGTCGAGGACGTGATGAGCCGAACCGGGCTCAAGCGGCCCGCCTTCTACGTGCACTTCCGCGACCGCCACGAACTCGCGCTGCGTGTCGTCGAGCAGATCGGCGCCGAACTGTTCGAGATGACCGACCGCTGGCTGCAGGGCGACGACCCGCAAACCGACTCCCGCGCGGCGTTGCACGGGCTCGCCTCGGTCTACCTGCGGCTGGGCCCGGTGATGCGTGCCCTGGCCGATGCCGCGGGCGCCGACGCGCGAGTGGAACATGCCTACCGGCACCTGGTGCAGCAGTTCATCGATGCCACCGCGGCGCACATCCGCACGGAGCAGGGCCGCGGCCGGATCGGCACCCTGGCGAACGTGGCGGAAACCGCCCGCGCGTTGATCCTGATGAACGAGCGGTATCTGCTCGAATCCTTCGCCTGCACGCCGCAGGCCGACCCGACCGTGGTCGTGGACGTGCTGCACCACATCTGGATCTCGACCCTCTACGGCGCGAACGCCGCGCGCTGA